One genomic segment of Amycolatopsis sp. WQ 127309 includes these proteins:
- a CDS encoding Trm112 family protein, with protein MALTLDVQLLEILACPSPDHAPLRPGTPGDPEADALTCTECGRVYPVRDGIPVLLLDEATGGPAESEASDADGA; from the coding sequence ATGGCCCTCACGCTCGACGTCCAGCTCCTCGAGATCCTGGCGTGCCCGTCGCCCGATCACGCCCCGCTGCGTCCCGGGACGCCGGGCGACCCGGAGGCCGACGCCCTGACCTGTACCGAGTGCGGCCGGGTGTACCCGGTCCGTGACGGGATCCCGGTGCTGCTGCTCGATGAAGCGACCGGTGGCCCCGCTGAAAGCGAAGCGTCCGATGCCGACGGTGCTTGA
- a CDS encoding phosphomannomutase/phosphoglucomutase, whose product MPDLSGIVKAYDIRGVVGEQLDADLVRDFGAAFALLIKPEAPAVVIGYDMRDSSPGLSAAFAEGVTSQGLDVVSIGLASTDQLYFASGSLNLPGAMFTASHNPAKYNGIKMCRAGASPVGQDTGLAEIRDTVEQGVPGFEGQRGTVSERDVLADYAAYLRNLVDLSGNRPLKIVVDAGNGMGGHTVPTVFDGLPIDVVPMYFELDGSFPNHEANPLDPANIVDLQAKVREVGADAGVAFDGDADRCFIVDERGEPVSPSAITALVAVRELAKDPGGTIIHNLITSKGVPEIVAEHGGKPVRTRVGHSFIKAEMARTGAIFGGEHSAHYYFRDFWRADTGMLAALHVLAALGEQDGPLSDLTSAYSRYAASGEINSTVDDQVARMMAVKDAFGVKSGVEIDELDGLTVQLPGGAWFNLRPSNTEPLLRLNVEAANAEAVQALVEDVLAIIRS is encoded by the coding sequence GTGCCAGACCTTTCGGGCATCGTGAAGGCCTACGACATTCGCGGCGTGGTCGGCGAGCAGCTCGACGCGGACCTCGTCCGCGACTTCGGTGCCGCGTTCGCGCTGCTCATCAAGCCCGAGGCCCCCGCGGTGGTGATCGGCTACGACATGCGCGACTCGTCGCCGGGGCTGTCCGCGGCCTTCGCCGAGGGTGTCACCTCGCAGGGCCTCGACGTCGTCAGCATCGGCCTGGCGAGCACCGACCAGCTGTACTTCGCGTCGGGTTCGCTGAACCTGCCGGGCGCGATGTTCACCGCCAGCCACAACCCGGCCAAGTACAACGGCATCAAGATGTGCCGCGCCGGCGCGTCGCCGGTCGGCCAGGACACCGGGCTCGCCGAGATCCGGGACACCGTCGAGCAGGGCGTGCCCGGCTTCGAGGGCCAGCGCGGCACCGTGTCGGAGCGGGACGTCCTCGCCGACTACGCCGCCTACCTGCGCAACCTCGTCGACCTGTCCGGCAACCGGCCGCTGAAGATCGTGGTCGACGCCGGCAACGGCATGGGCGGGCACACCGTCCCGACCGTCTTCGACGGCCTGCCGATCGACGTCGTGCCGATGTACTTCGAGCTCGACGGCAGCTTCCCGAACCACGAGGCCAACCCGCTGGACCCGGCGAACATCGTCGACCTGCAGGCGAAGGTGCGCGAGGTCGGCGCGGACGCCGGTGTGGCCTTCGACGGCGACGCCGACCGCTGCTTCATCGTCGACGAGCGCGGCGAGCCGGTTTCGCCGAGCGCGATCACGGCGCTGGTCGCCGTGCGCGAGCTGGCGAAGGACCCGGGCGGCACGATCATCCACAACCTGATCACGTCCAAGGGCGTGCCGGAGATCGTCGCCGAGCACGGCGGCAAGCCGGTCCGCACCCGGGTCGGGCACTCGTTCATCAAGGCCGAGATGGCCCGCACCGGCGCGATCTTCGGCGGCGAGCACTCGGCGCACTACTACTTCCGCGACTTCTGGCGCGCCGACACCGGCATGCTGGCGGCGCTGCACGTGCTCGCCGCGCTCGGCGAGCAGGACGGCCCGCTGTCCGACCTGACCAGCGCGTACTCGCGCTACGCGGCGTCGGGTGAGATCAACTCCACGGTCGACGACCAGGTCGCCAGGATGATGGCCGTGAAGGACGCGTTCGGCGTCAAGTCCGGCGTCGAGATCGACGAGCTGGACGGCCTCACCGTGCAGCTGCCGGGCGGCGCGTGGTTCAACCTCCGCCCGTCGAACACCGAGCCGCTGCTCCGGCTGAACGTCGAGGCCGCCAACGCCGAGGCGGTGCAGGCCCTGGTGGAAGACGTCCTCGCGATCATCCGCAGCTGA
- a CDS encoding DUF3499 domain-containing protein, whose product MRSVRKCSRTGCLEPAVATLTYAYSDSTAVVGPLATASEPHSYDLCEAHALRLTVPKGWEVVRHEGAFAAPDPSADELTALAEAVREAGRSDKPAPPVTEPEGPSGRRGHLRVLPGRA is encoded by the coding sequence GTGCGGAGCGTACGGAAGTGTTCGCGTACCGGCTGTCTCGAGCCGGCTGTGGCCACGCTGACGTATGCCTACAGCGACTCCACCGCCGTCGTCGGCCCGCTGGCCACCGCCTCCGAGCCCCACTCGTACGACCTCTGCGAAGCCCACGCGCTGCGGCTGACCGTCCCCAAGGGCTGGGAAGTCGTCCGGCACGAAGGCGCTTTCGCCGCTCCGGACCCGTCGGCCGACGAGCTGACCGCGCTGGCCGAGGCCGTACGCGAGGCCGGCCGGTCCGACAAGCCCGCGCCGCCGGTCACCGAGCCCGAGGGCCCCTCCGGGCGCCGCGGCCACCTCCGGGTCCTGCCCGGCCGCGCCTGA
- a CDS encoding metallopeptidase family protein: protein MATARDYRQRRRLRRDRHGRGLRGTLYPATLPAAASRAERFDALVLDALEPIEARWRHELTKLDVAVDDVPEVRENGHAPADGILHDGAVPLSRLVPAGVDRTGMPTRARIVLYRRPLEARAKDPSELAELVHDVLVEQVAGYLGVEPDVIEGE, encoded by the coding sequence GTGGCGACGGCTCGTGACTACCGACAACGGCGGCGCCTGCGACGGGACCGGCACGGCCGGGGCCTGCGCGGGACGCTCTATCCCGCGACCCTGCCCGCCGCCGCGAGCCGCGCGGAGCGGTTCGACGCGCTGGTGCTCGACGCGCTGGAGCCGATCGAAGCGCGCTGGCGCCACGAGCTGACGAAGCTGGACGTGGCGGTCGACGACGTGCCCGAGGTCCGCGAGAACGGCCACGCCCCCGCGGACGGAATCCTGCACGACGGCGCGGTGCCGCTGTCGCGGCTGGTCCCGGCGGGGGTGGACCGCACGGGGATGCCGACGCGGGCGCGGATCGTGCTGTACCGGCGGCCGCTGGAGGCGCGCGCGAAGGACCCGTCGGAGCTGGCCGAGCTGGTGCACGACGTGCTGGTGGAGCAGGTGGCGGGGTACCTCGGCGTGGAACCGGACGTCATCGAAGGCGAGTAG
- a CDS encoding glycosyltransferase family 2 protein, with translation MPRTVAPPALRTAPVLAIVVCHNGENWLPLALSSLRRSTVGPRHVLAVDTGSTDATPRLLAAAADPGSDPDAPPVLSGIVTLSSETGFAAAVAEAVDHATERWGDPGAWLWLLHDDCAPEPDCLDELLKVATAQPSATVLGALGLDWTDPRLIVEAGLSTDASGHRQQVAATGDDPAEVLAVPSAGSLVRRDAWDSLGGFDQDFPLLREDLDFGWRANAAGGLVLSVPAARVRHARAVTTGQRPADAVPASLAAANRAHGLRVFLVNCSPFSFWLGMIRLPLLSVLRALAFVLLRRTGEARAEFAAAAYLLSGRGGLRAARARRRRNPRPGTVRGLFTGRGTRLRNAVRAGVVGLVRRGVENDVALGTVPETVETESAWVTPEALDARENRPVGPDALPAGALRGVSSRGSGLRRPGTLVAVTLPETVAPEPETAETTEEITPAPEPEIVFVEVNRRRVLGATIFAPPVVLLVVMTALGLFVNRARLGLDLFGGKLLPVGGLGELWTSYLTPWHAIAGGTGAPASATVPVLGTLGAVFAPIGGPAALVAILLLGDIPLAALSAYVATRRLRVRRWVRAVVAATYALLPAATAAVAQGRLDVVVVHLVLPLVAAGIAGLLVRADQRWLHVSALSAFGVALLGAFSPLAHGLALAGLLIGFVVLPAPTGLARRIASVGIVVLLPLALLLPWPTVLLKHPELLVQGLGGAASVVSGTDLAGLDPGGPGAWPIGVAVIAAALVAIVVRPTKLAAGGLALGVLGVGGLVLVRLVTATPMQGGAAAHGYAGVPLLIVGAGLLWVVLGSWQRGGAAGVPSTWLPKVSAIAGVVVFLALAAGALAVGGQGPLRAGGRPALAPEVTAELGASGRSVLDLAPDATRQISGRLPRYGDDELAPTPTTPARLATWRRDLGQGDAAAVQRTFAAAAAAGVEYVVLPPGVDPQAYPPLAKDMVSIAAPTSDGRGVLRLLSPAGQVILISPEQAKAAVTGGGAPGNAPGVAPVQAGLPDVRVRVSEGPTGRLLVLAAEQEAGWKASVGGKSVPIVPAWGHQVAVSVPPTTSEVTVEYPGTERNLLLLAQLAAVLFTLLTAVPARRRS, from the coding sequence TTGCCCCGCACCGTCGCGCCGCCCGCCCTGCGCACCGCGCCCGTTCTGGCCATTGTGGTCTGTCACAACGGCGAAAACTGGCTGCCGCTGGCGCTTTCTTCGTTGCGCCGCAGCACCGTCGGTCCCCGGCACGTGCTCGCCGTGGACACCGGATCCACCGACGCGACCCCGCGTCTCCTGGCCGCCGCGGCCGATCCGGGCAGCGATCCCGACGCACCTCCGGTGCTCTCCGGCATCGTCACGCTTTCGAGTGAAACCGGCTTCGCCGCCGCGGTGGCGGAAGCCGTTGACCACGCCACCGAGCGCTGGGGCGACCCCGGCGCGTGGCTCTGGCTGCTGCACGACGACTGCGCGCCCGAACCCGACTGCCTCGACGAACTCCTCAAAGTCGCGACGGCGCAACCGTCCGCGACCGTGCTCGGCGCGCTCGGGCTCGACTGGACGGACCCGCGGCTGATCGTCGAAGCCGGCCTGTCGACCGACGCGTCCGGGCACCGGCAGCAGGTCGCCGCGACCGGCGACGACCCGGCCGAGGTGCTCGCCGTGCCCAGCGCGGGCTCGCTCGTGCGCCGCGACGCGTGGGACTCCCTCGGCGGGTTCGACCAGGATTTCCCGTTGCTGCGCGAAGATCTCGACTTCGGCTGGCGCGCGAACGCGGCCGGTGGGCTGGTGCTGTCGGTGCCGGCCGCGCGGGTGCGGCACGCGCGCGCCGTCACCACCGGCCAGCGGCCCGCCGACGCCGTCCCCGCGTCGCTCGCCGCCGCGAACCGCGCCCACGGGCTGCGGGTGTTCCTGGTGAACTGCTCGCCGTTTTCCTTCTGGCTGGGGATGATCCGGCTCCCGCTGCTCTCGGTGCTGCGCGCGCTGGCCTTCGTCCTGCTGCGCCGCACCGGCGAGGCGCGGGCGGAGTTCGCGGCCGCCGCGTACCTCCTCAGTGGACGCGGCGGATTGCGCGCCGCCCGGGCGCGCCGACGGCGGAATCCGCGGCCCGGCACGGTTCGCGGCCTCTTCACCGGTCGCGGGACGCGGTTGCGCAACGCCGTCCGCGCCGGCGTCGTCGGCCTCGTGCGCCGCGGTGTGGAGAACGACGTCGCGCTCGGGACGGTTCCCGAAACCGTCGAAACCGAGTCCGCGTGGGTGACGCCGGAAGCGCTCGACGCGCGCGAGAACCGTCCGGTCGGGCCGGACGCGCTGCCCGCCGGCGCGTTGCGCGGGGTCAGCTCCCGCGGGTCCGGGCTGCGGCGGCCGGGCACGCTCGTCGCCGTCACGCTGCCGGAAACCGTGGCGCCGGAACCGGAAACTGCGGAAACCACCGAAGAGATCACCCCGGCGCCCGAGCCGGAGATCGTCTTCGTCGAGGTGAACCGCCGCCGGGTGCTGGGCGCGACGATCTTCGCGCCGCCGGTGGTGCTGCTGGTCGTGATGACGGCGCTGGGGCTGTTCGTCAACCGCGCCCGGCTCGGGCTCGACCTGTTCGGAGGCAAGCTCCTCCCGGTCGGCGGCCTGGGGGAGCTGTGGACGTCGTACCTCACGCCGTGGCACGCGATCGCGGGCGGCACGGGCGCGCCCGCGTCGGCGACCGTGCCGGTGCTGGGCACGCTCGGCGCGGTGTTCGCGCCGATCGGCGGCCCGGCCGCGCTGGTCGCGATCCTCTTGCTCGGGGACATCCCGCTGGCGGCGCTGAGCGCGTACGTCGCGACGCGGCGGCTTCGCGTGCGCCGGTGGGTCCGCGCGGTCGTCGCCGCGACGTACGCGCTGCTGCCGGCCGCGACGGCGGCGGTGGCGCAGGGCCGGCTCGACGTCGTCGTGGTGCACCTGGTGCTGCCGCTCGTCGCGGCGGGCATCGCCGGGCTGCTGGTCCGCGCGGACCAGCGGTGGCTGCACGTGTCGGCGCTCTCGGCGTTCGGCGTCGCGCTGCTCGGCGCGTTCTCGCCGCTGGCGCACGGGCTCGCGCTCGCCGGGCTGCTGATCGGGTTCGTGGTGCTGCCCGCACCGACCGGGCTGGCGCGGCGGATCGCGTCGGTCGGGATCGTCGTCCTGCTGCCGCTGGCGCTGCTGCTGCCGTGGCCGACGGTGTTGCTGAAGCACCCGGAACTGCTCGTGCAGGGACTGGGCGGCGCGGCTTCGGTCGTGTCCGGCACGGATCTGGCCGGGCTCGACCCGGGCGGGCCGGGCGCGTGGCCGATCGGCGTCGCGGTGATCGCGGCGGCGCTGGTGGCGATCGTCGTGCGGCCGACGAAGCTCGCCGCGGGCGGGCTCGCGCTGGGGGTGCTGGGCGTGGGCGGCCTGGTGCTGGTCCGGCTCGTCACGGCGACCCCGATGCAGGGCGGCGCCGCGGCGCACGGCTACGCAGGGGTGCCGCTGCTGATCGTCGGCGCGGGGCTGCTGTGGGTCGTGCTCGGTTCGTGGCAGCGCGGCGGTGCGGCCGGCGTGCCGTCGACGTGGCTGCCGAAGGTGTCGGCGATCGCCGGGGTCGTGGTGTTCCTGGCGCTGGCCGCCGGCGCGCTGGCCGTCGGCGGCCAGGGACCCCTGCGCGCCGGCGGGCGTCCTGCGCTCGCACCGGAGGTCACGGCGGAGCTGGGCGCGTCGGGCCGGTCGGTGCTGGACCTGGCGCCGGACGCGACCCGCCAGATCAGCGGCCGCCTGCCCCGCTACGGCGACGACGAGCTGGCCCCGACCCCCACCACCCCGGCCCGGCTCGCGACGTGGCGCCGTGACCTGGGCCAAGGCGACGCGGCTGCGGTGCAGCGCACTTTCGCCGCCGCGGCGGCGGCGGGCGTGGAGTACGTGGTGCTCCCGCCGGGCGTGGACCCGCAGGCGTACCCACCGCTGGCGAAGGACATGGTCTCGATAGCGGCCCCGACCTCCGACGGCCGTGGTGTGCTGCGCCTGTTGTCACCGGCGGGCCAGGTGATCCTGATCTCCCCGGAGCAGGCGAAAGCGGCGGTCACGGGCGGCGGCGCCCCCGGGAACGCCCCGGGCGTGGCCCCGGTCCAGGCGGGCCTCCCGGACGTCCGGGTCCGGGTGTCGGAGGGCCCGACGGGCCGGTTGCTGGTGCTGGCGGCGGAGCAGGAAGCGGGCTGGAAGGCCTCGGTGGGCGGCAAGAGCGTCCCGATCGTCCCGGCGTGGGGGCACCAGGTAGCGGTGTCGGTCCCGCCGACGACGTCGGAGGTGACGGTGGAGTACCCGGGCACGGAACGGAACCTGCTGCTGCTGGCCCAGCTGGCGGCGGTGCTGTTCACCCTGCTGACGGCGGTCCCGGCCCGGCGCCGCAGCTGA
- a CDS encoding WhiB family transcriptional regulator — MSWGEIPEQALGDLTELIDATEEEQDWQERALCAQTDPEAFFPEKGGSTREAKRICLGCEVKDECLEYALAKDERFGIWGGLSERERRKLKKRAV; from the coding sequence ATGAGTTGGGGCGAGATCCCGGAGCAGGCTCTGGGAGATCTCACCGAGCTCATCGATGCCACCGAGGAAGAGCAGGACTGGCAAGAACGCGCTCTGTGCGCGCAGACGGACCCGGAGGCGTTCTTCCCGGAGAAGGGCGGCTCCACCCGTGAAGCCAAGCGGATCTGCCTGGGTTGCGAGGTCAAGGACGAGTGCCTTGAGTACGCGCTGGCCAAGGACGAGCGCTTCGGCATCTGGGGCGGTCTGTCCGAGCGGGAGCGCCGGAAGCTGAAGAAACGCGCTGTTTGA
- a CDS encoding site-2 protease family protein, translated as MAAFGDVTTVLVGDRDPLLIAGVVIFVAAGWVASLSLHEFGHAMVAYRGGDASVAHKGYLTLDVRKYTDPVLSIVLPLIFLIIGGIPLPGGAVWINRGALRSRGTSSWVSLAGPLSNLAVGAALALVVALVPMAGGLVVAMSYLALLQILTFILNILPIPGLDGWGAIEPYLPPQARAFGAQVRPWAPIILFAILWFFTPASTALWDSAFWIYNGLGGFEEGARAGASVFRFWN; from the coding sequence ATGGCCGCCTTCGGCGACGTCACCACCGTCCTGGTCGGCGATCGCGATCCACTCCTCATCGCCGGCGTCGTGATCTTCGTCGCCGCCGGCTGGGTGGCGTCGCTGTCGCTGCACGAGTTCGGCCACGCGATGGTCGCCTACCGGGGCGGTGACGCCAGCGTCGCCCACAAGGGTTACCTGACGCTGGACGTCCGGAAGTACACCGATCCCGTCCTGTCGATCGTCCTGCCGTTGATCTTCCTGATCATCGGCGGCATCCCGCTGCCCGGCGGCGCGGTCTGGATCAACCGGGGCGCGCTGCGCTCGCGCGGGACGTCGTCGTGGGTCTCGCTGGCCGGGCCGCTGAGCAACCTCGCGGTCGGCGCGGCGCTGGCGCTCGTGGTGGCGCTGGTGCCGATGGCGGGCGGCCTGGTCGTCGCGATGTCCTACCTGGCGCTGCTGCAGATCCTGACGTTCATCCTGAACATCCTCCCGATCCCCGGCCTCGACGGCTGGGGCGCGATCGAGCCGTACCTGCCGCCGCAGGCCCGCGCGTTCGGCGCGCAGGTCCGCCCGTGGGCGCCGATCATCCTGTTCGCGATCCTCTGGTTCTTCACCCCGGCGAGCACGGCCCTGTGGGACAGCGCGTTCTGGATCTACAACGGCCTGGGCGGCTTCGAAGAGGGTGCCCGCGCGGGCGCCAGTGTCTTCCGCTTCTGGAACTGA
- the mshB gene encoding N-acetyl-1-D-myo-inositol-2-amino-2-deoxy-alpha-D-glucopyranoside deacetylase, which yields MISPVPRRLLLVHAHPDDESITTGATIARYAAEGAEVTVVTCTLGEEGEIVRELPELAGLGAWAADQLGGYRVAELKAACAALGVSRHRYLGGIGRWRDSGMAGTPAASHPRAFTSGTIEEQAAQLAAVLDEVRPQVVVTYDAFGGYGHPDHIRAHEITMAAAPRASSVARVFHTVASRDDVRDGLAELRAAGTSRFPVPPDAELPVTPDEEITTVLDVAAHLPAKLAALRAHATQLTVVEGAVPHFALTNELAQPIPARDCFVLAHGPAEGAAGDLFGGL from the coding sequence GTGATCTCTCCGGTACCGCGAAGACTGCTGCTCGTCCACGCCCATCCCGACGACGAGAGCATCACCACCGGCGCCACGATCGCACGATACGCCGCCGAGGGCGCCGAGGTGACCGTGGTGACCTGCACGCTGGGTGAGGAAGGCGAGATCGTCCGCGAGCTGCCGGAGCTGGCCGGGCTGGGGGCCTGGGCCGCCGACCAGCTGGGCGGCTACCGCGTCGCCGAGCTGAAGGCCGCGTGCGCCGCGCTGGGGGTGTCGCGACATCGTTACCTGGGCGGGATCGGCCGGTGGCGCGATTCGGGCATGGCGGGCACACCGGCGGCGTCCCACCCGCGGGCGTTCACGAGCGGCACCATCGAGGAGCAGGCCGCGCAGCTGGCGGCGGTCCTCGACGAGGTCCGGCCGCAGGTCGTCGTCACCTACGACGCGTTCGGCGGCTACGGCCACCCCGACCACATCCGCGCGCACGAGATCACCATGGCCGCGGCGCCGCGGGCGTCGTCGGTCGCCCGGGTGTTCCACACGGTCGCGTCGCGTGACGACGTCCGCGACGGCCTCGCCGAGCTGCGGGCCGCCGGGACGTCCCGCTTCCCGGTGCCGCCGGACGCCGAGCTGCCGGTGACGCCGGACGAGGAGATCACGACGGTCCTCGACGTCGCCGCGCACCTGCCGGCGAAGCTGGCGGCCCTGCGCGCGCACGCGACGCAGCTGACCGTCGTCGAGGGCGCCGTCCCGCACTTCGCGCTGACCAACGAGCTGGCGCAGCCGATCCCGGCGCGCGACTGCTTCGTGCTGGCCCACGGCCCGGCCGAGGGCGCGGCCGGCGACCTGTTCGGTGGACTGTGA
- a CDS encoding ABC transporter ATP-binding protein — protein sequence MSTEATSANVADVSGSVLSISDLSVSFPTEDGVVDAVKGIGFDVKPGEIVAVVGESGSGKSVTSMSVLGLLPKTSRIGGELRLGERNLADLKEKDMQKIRGNQVAMIFQEPMTALNPVYTIGWQLREALRSHQDISKSAADKRAVELIDMVGIPNPEQRFKQYPHQLSGGLRQRVVIAMAIACDPQVIIADEPTTALDVTVQAEILGLLRKLRDTLDTAIVLITHDMGVVADMADRVIVMYQGEIVEEAPVRDLFASPKEDYTRRLLAAVPVLGQRPEGRRLLDTGIDADSTEAAKIADDIRLADAELEAVIEEAAPALEIKNLVLEYPGRRGQGKNRAVDDVSLTIAKGEIVGLVGESGSGKSTVGRCAVGLLRATQGTIAIAGRDITTMSAKDIRPLRRFFSIVFQDPASTLDPKMTIGESIAEPMVLHKVLAGKELSARVRSLLDKVELGGHYMNRYPHELSGGQRQRVAIARALSLDPALLIADEPTSALDVSVQARVLDLFLDLQQSLQFACLFISHDLAVVDLLADRVAVMQYGKLVEVGTRDQVLHSPQQEYTRRLLSAAPVADPVLQAERRAAWEAGRLAPVAD from the coding sequence GTGAGCACTGAAGCAACTTCGGCGAACGTCGCCGACGTGTCGGGATCCGTTCTGTCCATCTCCGACCTGAGCGTCTCGTTCCCGACCGAGGACGGCGTCGTCGACGCGGTCAAGGGCATCGGGTTCGACGTCAAGCCCGGCGAGATCGTCGCCGTCGTCGGTGAGTCCGGGTCCGGCAAGTCCGTCACGTCGATGTCGGTGCTGGGCCTGCTGCCCAAGACCAGCCGCATCGGCGGCGAGCTCCGCCTGGGCGAGCGCAACCTGGCGGACCTCAAAGAGAAGGACATGCAGAAGATCCGCGGCAACCAGGTCGCGATGATCTTCCAGGAGCCGATGACGGCCCTGAACCCGGTCTACACGATCGGCTGGCAGCTGCGCGAGGCCCTGCGGTCGCACCAGGACATCTCGAAGTCCGCCGCCGACAAGCGCGCGGTCGAGCTGATCGACATGGTCGGCATCCCGAACCCGGAGCAGCGGTTCAAGCAGTACCCGCACCAGCTCTCGGGCGGTCTGCGCCAGCGCGTCGTCATCGCCATGGCGATCGCCTGCGACCCGCAGGTCATCATCGCCGACGAGCCGACCACCGCGCTCGACGTCACCGTGCAGGCGGAGATCCTCGGCCTGCTGCGCAAGCTGCGCGACACCCTCGACACCGCGATCGTGCTGATCACGCACGACATGGGCGTCGTCGCCGACATGGCCGACCGCGTCATCGTGATGTACCAGGGCGAGATCGTCGAAGAGGCGCCGGTGCGCGACCTGTTCGCCTCGCCCAAGGAGGACTACACCCGCCGGCTGCTCGCCGCGGTGCCGGTCCTGGGCCAGCGCCCCGAGGGACGTCGCCTGCTCGACACCGGGATCGACGCCGACAGCACCGAGGCGGCCAAGATCGCCGACGACATCCGGCTGGCCGACGCCGAGCTGGAGGCCGTGATCGAAGAGGCCGCGCCGGCCCTGGAGATCAAGAACCTGGTCCTCGAGTACCCGGGCCGCCGCGGTCAGGGCAAGAACCGCGCGGTGGACGACGTCTCGCTGACCATCGCCAAGGGCGAGATCGTCGGCCTGGTCGGCGAGTCCGGCTCCGGCAAGTCGACCGTCGGCCGCTGCGCCGTCGGCCTGCTCCGGGCCACCCAGGGCACCATCGCGATCGCGGGCCGTGACATCACGACGATGTCCGCGAAGGACATCCGCCCGCTGCGCCGGTTCTTCTCGATCGTGTTCCAGGACCCGGCGTCCACACTGGACCCGAAGATGACGATCGGCGAGTCGATCGCCGAGCCGATGGTGCTGCACAAGGTGCTGGCCGGCAAGGAGCTCTCGGCCCGCGTGCGCTCGCTGCTCGACAAGGTCGAGCTGGGCGGGCACTACATGAACCGCTACCCGCACGAGCTCTCCGGCGGCCAGCGCCAGCGCGTCGCGATCGCCCGGGCGCTGTCGCTCGACCCGGCGCTGCTGATCGCCGACGAGCCGACGTCGGCGCTCGACGTGTCGGTGCAGGCCCGCGTGCTGGACCTGTTCCTCGACCTGCAGCAGTCGCTGCAGTTCGCGTGCCTGTTCATCAGCCACGACCTGGCGGTGGTCGACCTGCTGGCCGACCGCGTCGCGGTGATGCAGTACGGCAAGCTCGTCGAGGTCGGCACCCGTGACCAGGTGCTGCACTCGCCGCAGCAGGAGTACACCCGGCGCCTGCTGTCGGCGGCCCCGGTCGCCGACCCGGTGCTGCAGGCCGAGCGCCGCGCGGCCTGGGAAGCGGGCCGGCTGGCGCCGGTCGCCGACTGA
- a CDS encoding ABC transporter permease, with product MADLNSLLASETATADGTLPPEALPEPRSQGKLVLRKFLHHKLAMASTAVLVLIILLSILMPIFWPHSYEDSSFPSFAKPNGDFPLGTTQVGKDMVSQILRGTQFSLLIALTVSILSTFVGVVLGALAGYLRSFTDSAISRVTDLFLIIPQIAAAAILAKVFGGGAWYIVALVLAAFGWMQIARITRAEAMSLAQREFVDAARASGAGTFRIIFKHLVPNMVGSITVNATLAVAQAVLAEAALSFIGLGVQLPDTSLGRVILENYAQLQTRPALFFGPFIVLVLISLTINFIGDGLRDAFDPRQRRMKA from the coding sequence TTGGCTGACTTGAACTCACTTCTCGCGAGCGAAACCGCGACGGCCGACGGCACGCTGCCGCCGGAGGCCCTGCCCGAGCCGCGGAGCCAGGGCAAGCTGGTCCTGCGCAAGTTCCTGCACCACAAGCTGGCGATGGCCTCGACCGCGGTGCTGGTGCTGATCATCCTGCTCAGCATCCTGATGCCGATCTTCTGGCCGCACAGCTACGAGGACAGCTCCTTCCCGTCCTTCGCGAAGCCGAACGGGGACTTCCCGCTGGGCACCACGCAGGTCGGCAAGGACATGGTGTCGCAGATCCTGCGCGGCACCCAGTTCTCGCTGCTGATCGCGCTCACGGTGTCGATCCTGTCGACCTTCGTCGGCGTCGTCCTCGGTGCACTGGCGGGCTACCTGCGCAGCTTCACCGACTCGGCGATCTCGCGCGTCACGGACCTGTTCCTGATCATCCCGCAGATCGCCGCGGCGGCCATCCTCGCCAAGGTGTTCGGCGGCGGTGCCTGGTACATCGTGGCGCTGGTGCTGGCGGCCTTCGGCTGGATGCAGATCGCCCGAATCACCCGGGCCGAGGCGATGTCCCTGGCCCAGCGCGAGTTCGTGGACGCGGCTCGCGCTTCGGGCGCCGGCACGTTCCGGATCATCTTCAAGCACCTGGTGCCGAACATGGTCGGCAGCATCACGGTCAACGCGACCCTCGCGGTCGCGCAGGCCGTGCTGGCGGAAGCCGCGCTGTCGTTCATCGGCCTCGGCGTCCAGCTGCCGGACACCTCGCTCGGCCGCGTCATCCTGGAGAACTACGCCCAGCTGCAGACGCGGCCGGCGCTGTTCTTCGGGCCGTTCATCGTGCTCGTGCTGATCTCACTGACGATCAACTTCATCGGTGACGGTCTCCGCGACGCCTTCGACCCGCGACAGCGGAGAATGAAGGCCTGA